From a region of the Falco peregrinus isolate bFalPer1 chromosome 5, bFalPer1.pri, whole genome shotgun sequence genome:
- the LINGO3 gene encoding leucine-rich repeat and immunoglobulin-like domain-containing nogo receptor-interacting protein 3, whose amino-acid sequence MLYTMTWWLLVLVLHLVLLSPPQVAACPARCECAPQIKSVVCHRKRLTSIPEGIPTETKILELNKNRIRCLNPGDLSPYPLLEELDFSENIISNVEPGAFSNLFNLQTLRLRGNQLKLIPPGVFTKLTNLTLLDISENKLVILLDYMFQDLRNLKSLEVGDNDLVYISQRAFSGLLGLEQLTIEKCNLTSISAESLSYLQNLEVLRLRHLSISALEDQNFKKLYNLLQLEIDNWPLLEDVSPTSFQGLNLTSLSITYTNITAVPAAALRNLVYLRYLNLSYNPISTVQKGSFKDLIRLQELHIVGALLISVEPQAFSGLRQIRLLNLSSNFLSTLEESTFHSVNTLETLRVDRNPLACDCRLLWILQRRKTLNFDGQQPMCSSPPEIQGNALRDFPDSVLFEYFTCQKPKIRDRKLQHVTAQEGQSVSFLCRADGEPDPSIAWVSPQHRMITTRSTGRVTVLPGGTLEIRFAQVQDSGTYICIASNAGGNDTYFATLTVKGRPADGSRYANRTLYLSEFNDTSHNDTQVFLKFTLDLKTILVSTAMGCITFLGVVLFCFLLLFVWSRGRGQHKNNFSVEYSFRKVDGPTTTTGQGGARKFNMKMI is encoded by the coding sequence ATGCTCTACACAATGACATGGTGGCTTCTGGTCCTGGTCCTCCACCTGGTCCTCCTGAGCCCCCCGCAGGtggcagcctgccctgcccgctGCGAGTGTGCCCCGCAGATCAAGTCGGTGGTGTGCCACCGCAAGCggctcacctccatccctgagGGCATCCCCACCGAGACCAAGATCCTGGAGCTCAACAAGAACCGCATCCGCTGCCTGAACCCGGGGGACCTCTCCCCATACCcgctgctggaggagctggattTCAGTGAGAACATCATCTCCAATGTGGAGCCGGGCGCTTTCAGCAACCTGTTCAACCTGCAGACCTTGCGGCTGCGGGGGAACCAGCTCAAGCTCATCCCACCAGGGGTCTTCACCAAGCTGACCAACCTCACGCTCCTGGACATCAGCGAGAACAAACTCGTCATCCTGCTGGATTACATGTTCCAGGACCTGCGAAACCTGAAGAGCCTGGAGGTGGGCGATAACGACTTGGTGTACATCTCCCAGCGGgccttctcagggctgctcGGCCTGGAGCAGCTGACCATCGAGAAGTGCAACCTGACCTCCATCTCAGCGGAGTCACTCTCCTACCTCCAGAACCTGGAGGTGCTGCGGCTCCGGCACCTCAGCATCTCTGCACTGGAGGACCAAAACTTCAAGAAGCTCTACaacctcctgcagctggagatTGACAACTGGCCGCTGCTGGAAGACGTCTCCCCCACCAGCTTCCAGGGCCTGAACCTCACCTCGCTCTCCATCACCTACACCAACATCACAGCCGTGCCTGCCGCTGCCTTGAGGAACCTGGTGTACCTCCGGTACCTGAACCTGTCCTACAACCCCATCAGCACTGTGCAGAAGGGCTCCTTTAAAGACCTCATCCGGCTCCAGGAGCTCCACATTGTGGGCGCTCTCTTGATATCCGTGGAGCCGCAGGCTTTCTCCGGCCTGAGACAAATCCGGCTGCTCAACCTCTCCAGCAACTTTCTCTCCACGCTGGAGGAGAGCACCTTTCACTCCGTCAACACGCTGGAGACACTGCGGGTGGATAGGAACCCCCTGGCCTGCGACTGCCGCCTCCTCTGGATCCTGCAGCGGCGGAAGACGCTCAACTTCGACGGGCAGCAGCCCATGTGCTCCTCGCCCCCTGAAATCCAGGGCAATGCCCTGCGCGACTTCCCAGACTCTGTGCTTTTCGAGTACTTCACCTGCCAGAAGCCCAAGATCCGGGATCGGAAGCTGCAGCACGTGACAGCCCAGGAGGGGCAGTCCGTGTCCTTCCTTTGCCGGGCAGACGGGGAGCCAGACCCCTCCATCGCCTGGGTGTCCCCCCAGCACCGCATGATCACCACCCGCAGCACGGGGCGGGTGACCGTGCTGCCTGGGGGCACCTTGGAGATCCGCTTCGCCCAGGTGCAGGACAGTGGCACCTACATCTGCATCGCCAGCAACGCAGGCGGCAACGACACCTACTTCGCCACCCTGACAGTCAAGGGTCGCCCAGCTGATGGCTCCCGCTACGCAAACCGGACTTTATACCTCAGCGAGTTCAATGACACCTCCCACAATGACACGCAAGTCTTCTTGAAGTTTACGTTGGACCTCAAGACCATCCTGGTCTCCACGGCCATGGGCTGCATCACCTTCCTGGGCGTGGTgctcttctgcttcctcctcctcttcgtctggagccggggccgggggcagcaCAAGAACAACTTCTCAGTGGAGTACTCCTTCCGCAAGGTGGACggtcccaccaccaccactggcCAAGGAGGAGCCAGAAAGTTCAACATGAAGATGATCTGA